One genomic segment of Thalassospiraceae bacterium LMO-SO8 includes these proteins:
- a CDS encoding methyltransferase domain-containing protein, translating to MWIDVVDLRDFYAAPLGQAARRMIRRKMRAMWPDMKGQRVLGIGYAAPYLEGFRDEADRVIAAMPARQGVLRWPAQGGGQATLVDELDLPFPDLSMDRIILVHALECAEQVEPLMREIWRVLTDSGRLMVVVPNRSGLWARFERTPFGHGRPFSPRQLSRLLRESMFTPLTTDRALYMPPFRTALLVRSAPAWERAGAVLWGSFAGVVVMEAVKQIYAATPAHPARGRRAYLPMPERRGAAAGRVGLKPGPGAR from the coding sequence ATGTGGATTGACGTTGTAGACCTGCGCGACTTTTACGCCGCCCCCCTGGGGCAGGCGGCGCGGCGCATGATCCGGCGCAAGATGCGCGCCATGTGGCCCGACATGAAGGGCCAACGGGTTCTCGGCATCGGTTATGCCGCCCCCTACCTGGAAGGCTTCCGCGACGAAGCCGACCGTGTCATCGCCGCCATGCCGGCGCGCCAGGGGGTTCTGCGCTGGCCCGCCCAGGGCGGCGGCCAGGCAACCCTGGTGGATGAGCTCGACCTGCCGTTTCCCGACCTGTCCATGGACCGCATCATCCTGGTCCACGCCCTGGAATGCGCCGAACAGGTCGAACCGCTGATGCGGGAAATCTGGCGGGTGCTGACCGATTCCGGGCGCCTGATGGTGGTCGTGCCCAATCGGTCGGGCCTGTGGGCACGGTTCGAGCGCACCCCCTTCGGCCACGGCCGGCCGTTCTCGCCACGCCAGCTGTCGCGCCTGCTCAGGGAGTCCATGTTCACGCCGCTGACCACGGACCGGGCCCTCTACATGCCGCCGTTCCGCACGGCGCTTCTGGTCCGCTCGGCCCCCGCCTGGGAGCGCGCGGGCGCCGTGTTGTGGGGGTCTTTCGCAGGCGTCGTGGTCATGGAGGCGGTCAAACAGATCTATGCCGCGACACCGGCCCACCCGGCGCGCGGCCGGCGCGCCTACCTTCCCATGCCCGAGCGGCGGGGCGCCGCCGCCGGGCGGGTCGGCCTGAAACCAGGGCCGGGCGCGCGTTAG
- a CDS encoding VCBS repeat-containing protein, with protein MVRAVFLFALSAVLSAASTAEAMDVREFGAELPSPVTWVGRIDGAAVIKLADGSHHTVGLDDQGVTLTPRPEPLPPVGSSDRAPMPDEVVVTGTRNIRAAWYRKPTDRYGHGVLGDAIEAGGLALRLKGGYLETLTLTTQAVFEDRFPRIVDIDGDGVDEILAVKSYTKAGAALAVIETSDRGLRQAAESEPIGQPFRWLNPVGVGDFDGDGRREIAAVVTPHVGAVLTLYEWRGERLEVEHRAPGFSNHAIGSRELGLSDAADMDGDGIPDLIVPDAARRNLRVVTFAFGTFRQLAEVHNTGTIDLAVVVQDLDGDGRPEAVIAPGGRLKVVKFLP; from the coding sequence ATGGTACGCGCCGTTTTTCTTTTCGCCCTCAGTGCCGTCCTGTCCGCCGCCTCGACCGCCGAGGCGATGGACGTGCGCGAATTCGGGGCCGAACTGCCGAGCCCCGTGACATGGGTCGGGCGCATCGACGGCGCGGCCGTGATCAAACTCGCCGACGGCAGCCACCATACGGTCGGCCTGGACGACCAGGGCGTGACCTTGACGCCCCGCCCGGAACCCCTGCCCCCCGTGGGATCGAGCGACCGCGCGCCCATGCCGGACGAGGTCGTCGTGACGGGCACCCGCAACATCCGCGCCGCCTGGTACCGCAAGCCGACGGACCGCTACGGCCACGGCGTGCTGGGCGACGCGATCGAGGCGGGCGGCCTGGCCCTGCGGCTCAAGGGCGGCTACCTGGAAACCCTGACCCTGACCACCCAGGCCGTGTTCGAGGACCGCTTCCCCCGCATCGTCGACATCGACGGCGACGGGGTCGACGAGATCCTGGCCGTCAAAAGCTATACCAAGGCAGGCGCCGCGCTGGCCGTCATCGAGACCTCGGACCGGGGCCTGCGCCAGGCCGCGGAATCGGAGCCCATCGGCCAGCCCTTCCGTTGGCTCAATCCCGTCGGCGTCGGCGATTTCGACGGCGACGGCCGGCGCGAAATCGCCGCCGTGGTCACGCCCCATGTCGGCGCGGTGCTGACGCTTTACGAATGGCGGGGCGAGCGGCTGGAGGTCGAACATCGGGCCCCCGGCTTTTCCAACCACGCCATCGGATCCCGTGAACTGGGCCTATCCGACGCCGCCGACATGGACGGCGACGGCATCCCCGACCTGATCGTCCCCGATGCCGCCCGGCGCAACCTGCGCGTCGTGACCTTCGCCTTCGGCACCTTCCGCCAACTGGCCGAGGTCCATAACACCGGCACCATCGATCTTGCCGTGGTGGTTCAGGATCTGGACGGCGACGGCCGGCCCGAGGCGGTGATCGCGCCGGGTGGGCGGCTCAAGGTCGTCAAATTCCTGCCATGA
- a CDS encoding cupin domain-containing protein, which produces MQAADIIRALNLAPHPEGGHFREIYRDAPPDGGRGAVTSIYYLLAAGERSHWHRVDAVEIWNFHAAGGSGAGLDLSLSPDGRSVQTHRLGENLAAGQVPQAVVPAGCWQAAALADTAPGGWVLVGCTVAPAFDFAGFEMAPPGWAPEDWKS; this is translated from the coding sequence GTGCAGGCAGCCGACATCATCAGGGCCCTGAACCTCGCCCCCCATCCGGAAGGCGGCCATTTCCGCGAAATTTACCGCGACGCGCCGCCGGACGGCGGGCGCGGGGCGGTGACCAGCATCTATTACCTGCTGGCGGCGGGCGAACGGTCTCACTGGCATCGGGTCGACGCCGTGGAAATCTGGAACTTCCATGCCGCGGGCGGCAGCGGGGCGGGTCTGGATCTGTCTCTGTCGCCGGACGGCAGGTCCGTTCAAACCCACCGGCTGGGCGAAAATTTGGCCGCCGGGCAGGTGCCGCAGGCCGTCGTGCCCGCCGGCTGCTGGCAGGCGGCGGCCTTGGCCGATACGGCGCCGGGCGGCTGGGTTCTGGTCGGCTGCACGGTCGCTCCGGCCTTCGATTTCGCCGGTTTCGAAATGGCGCCCCCGGGCTGGGCGCCGGAAGACTGGAAATCTTAA
- a CDS encoding glutathione S-transferase: MKLRFSATSPFVRKVTVTAHETGLIGQIENVATNVWATDTDIGMDNPVGKVPTLVTDGGEILYDSSVICEYLDSLHDGQKLFPAVGGARWRALRLNALGDGMCETGIRRLLEGRFWKESPRQDWIDRANKVLGRCFKALEDDVDALSGPVTIGQISVGCAIGWLDLRFSDFGWRDDCPALADWYAGFSARPSMTATEPKE; this comes from the coding sequence ATGAAACTGCGCTTTTCCGCCACGTCGCCCTTCGTCCGCAAGGTTACGGTGACCGCCCACGAAACAGGCCTGATCGGTCAGATCGAAAACGTCGCGACCAACGTCTGGGCCACCGATACGGACATCGGCATGGACAACCCGGTCGGCAAGGTGCCGACCCTGGTCACCGACGGCGGCGAAATCCTCTACGATTCCTCCGTCATCTGCGAATACCTGGACAGTCTGCACGACGGCCAGAAACTGTTTCCCGCCGTGGGTGGGGCCCGCTGGCGGGCGCTGCGCCTGAACGCGCTCGGCGACGGCATGTGTGAAACGGGCATCCGGCGTCTGCTCGAAGGCCGGTTCTGGAAGGAAAGCCCGCGTCAGGACTGGATCGACCGCGCCAACAAGGTTCTCGGCCGCTGCTTCAAGGCGCTTGAGGACGATGTCGATGCCCTTTCCGGGCCGGTCACCATCGGCCAGATTTCCGTCGGCTGCGCCATCGGCTGGCTCGACCTGCGGTTCAGCGATTTCGGCTGGCGCGACGACTGCCCGGCCCTCGCCGATTGGTACGCCGGGTTTTCGGCCCGCCCGTCCATGACGGCGACCGAGCCCAAGGAATAA
- a CDS encoding DMT family transporter, with protein sequence MTAATAAATARTRATLVGATAVLMWGMLALLTTLTGHVPPFQLVAMSFTVATAMISLKWIIKGERPLAFLRQPLGAWALGVGGLFGYHFFYFMALRNAPPVEAGLIAYLWPLLIVLLSALLPGERLRWWHVAGAFAGLAGTVVLVTDGAGIGGFKSEYTLGYAMAGACALTWSAYSVVNRRFGTVPTDTVGGFCAATAVLAAISHLAFETTVWPADAGEWLAVLGLGLLPVGAAFFAWDHGTKHGDIQVLGALAYAAPLISTVLLIAFGRGEASLSVGLGCLLIVGGAVLASKDMLRIPSQKNPTSGIANGPDA encoded by the coding sequence ATGACCGCCGCGACCGCCGCCGCCACGGCACGAACGCGGGCGACCCTAGTCGGCGCCACGGCTGTCCTCATGTGGGGCATGCTGGCGTTGCTGACCACGCTGACGGGTCATGTCCCGCCGTTCCAGCTGGTCGCCATGAGCTTCACCGTCGCCACGGCGATGATATCTCTCAAATGGATTATCAAAGGGGAACGGCCCTTAGCCTTCCTGCGTCAGCCCTTGGGCGCCTGGGCCCTCGGCGTGGGCGGCCTGTTCGGCTATCACTTCTTCTATTTCATGGCGCTGCGCAACGCGCCGCCGGTCGAGGCCGGGCTGATCGCCTACCTGTGGCCGCTGTTGATCGTGCTGCTCTCGGCCCTGTTGCCGGGCGAACGGCTGCGCTGGTGGCATGTGGCGGGGGCGTTCGCGGGCCTTGCCGGGACCGTCGTGCTGGTGACCGATGGGGCGGGTATCGGCGGCTTCAAGTCCGAATACACGTTGGGTTACGCCATGGCCGGGGCCTGCGCCCTGACCTGGTCGGCCTATTCCGTCGTCAACCGGCGTTTCGGCACGGTGCCGACGGATACGGTCGGCGGGTTCTGTGCCGCCACCGCCGTGCTGGCGGCGATCAGCCACCTGGCGTTCGAGACGACGGTCTGGCCCGCCGACGCGGGCGAATGGCTCGCCGTGCTGGGCCTGGGCCTGTTGCCCGTGGGGGCCGCCTTCTTCGCCTGGGATCACGGCACCAAGCACGGCGACATCCAGGTACTGGGGGCGCTTGCCTATGCCGCGCCGCTGATCTCGACGGTTCTACTGATCGCCTTCGGCCGGGGCGAAGCGTCGCTCTCCGTGGGGCTCGGCTGCCTGCTGATCGTCGGCGGCGCCGTGCTGGCGTCGAAGGACATGCTGCGAATTCCCTCTCAGAAAAATCCGACCTCCGGCATTGCCAATGGCCCGGATGCATAG
- the phbB gene encoding acetoacetyl-CoA reductase → MGRVALVTGGTRGIGKAISVALKEAGYTVAANYAGNDEAAAKFKDETGIPVYKFDVGDFDAVAAALTQIKADIGAVEVLVNNAGITRDVPLHKMSKEQWDAVINTNLSGLFNLTRNVIDDMRGAGFGRIVSISSINGQKGQFGQTNYSAAKAGDLGFTKALALETASKGITVNAIAPGYIATEMVMAVPKDVLDTKVIPQIPVGRLGQAEEIARCVVFLASDEAGFITGSTISANGGQYMI, encoded by the coding sequence ATGGGACGCGTCGCATTGGTTACGGGAGGAACACGCGGGATCGGCAAGGCCATCAGCGTCGCCCTGAAGGAAGCCGGATACACCGTCGCCGCCAACTATGCCGGCAATGACGAAGCCGCCGCCAAGTTCAAGGACGAGACGGGCATTCCCGTCTACAAGTTCGACGTCGGCGACTTCGACGCCGTCGCCGCCGCCCTGACCCAGATCAAGGCCGACATCGGCGCGGTCGAAGTCCTGGTCAATAACGCCGGGATCACCCGCGACGTGCCCTTGCACAAGATGAGCAAGGAACAATGGGATGCGGTCATCAACACCAACCTGTCGGGTCTGTTCAACCTGACCCGCAACGTCATCGACGACATGCGGGGCGCCGGTTTCGGGCGGATCGTCTCGATCAGTTCGATCAACGGGCAGAAGGGCCAGTTCGGGCAGACCAATTATTCCGCCGCCAAGGCGGGCGACCTGGGCTTCACCAAGGCCCTGGCCCTGGAGACGGCGTCCAAGGGCATCACCGTGAACGCCATCGCGCCCGGCTACATCGCCACGGAAATGGTCATGGCCGTGCCCAAGGACGTGCTGGACACCAAGGTCATCCCGCAGATTCCCGTGGGCCGCCTGGGCCAGGCCGAGGAAATCGCCCGCTGCGTCGTGTTCCTGGCCTCGGACGAAGCCGGCTTCATCACCGGCTCGACCATCTCGGCCAACGGCGGGCAGTACATGATCTAA
- the katG gene encoding catalase/peroxidase HPI → MVAKATNTAGKCPVMHNAPSNATFSGRSNRDWWPNQLNLGILHQHSDLSNPMGPGFDYAKEFKKLKYKALKKDLYALMTDSQDWWPADWGHYGPLFIRMAWHSAGTYRIADGRGGAATGNQRFAPINSWPDNGNLDKARRLLWPIKQKYGNKISWADLMILAGNCALESMGFKTFGFGGGRVDIWEPEEDINWGMETEWLGDKRYSGKHELDNPLAAVQMGLIYVNPEGPGGKPDPVASGLDVRETFARMAMDDEETVALVAGGHTFGKCHGAGDAKLVGPEPEAAEIEQMGLGWKNRFRSGKGLHATTSGIEGAWKPNPTTWDMGYFDMLFGYEWELVKSPAGAHQWLAKNPAPEHMIPDAHDPKKKHRPMMTTADLSLRFDPIYEPISRRFHKNPEAFADAFARAWFKLTHRDLGPRERYLGPEVPKEELIWQDPVPAADHAPINGKDIKALKKKILASGLTVADLVSTAWASASTFRGSDMRGGANGARIALLPQKKWEVNQPARLARTLTALKKIQAAFNKSSGKRKVSLADLIVLGGCAAIEAAAKKAGHKIEVPFAPGRTDATQKQTDAEAFAPLEPLADGFRNYVMAGLKVSPEEMLVDKAQLLTLTAPEMTVLIGGLRVLGANHGQSKHGVFTGRPGVLSNDFFVNLVDMSTEWKPMAKSKDLFEGRDRATGKVKWTATRVDLVFGSNSQLRALAEVYAQNDAEKKFLRKFVDAWTKVMNADRFDIA, encoded by the coding sequence ATGGTCGCGAAAGCCACGAACACGGCGGGCAAATGCCCGGTCATGCACAACGCCCCGTCCAACGCGACCTTTTCGGGCCGCTCCAACCGGGACTGGTGGCCGAACCAGTTGAACCTGGGCATCCTGCATCAGCATTCCGACCTGTCCAACCCCATGGGCCCCGGGTTCGACTACGCCAAGGAGTTCAAGAAACTCAAGTACAAGGCCCTGAAGAAGGATCTGTACGCGCTGATGACCGATTCCCAGGACTGGTGGCCGGCCGACTGGGGCCATTACGGCCCCCTGTTCATCCGCATGGCCTGGCACAGTGCCGGCACCTACCGCATCGCCGACGGCCGCGGCGGGGCCGCGACCGGCAACCAGCGGTTCGCGCCGATCAACAGCTGGCCCGACAACGGCAATCTGGACAAGGCGCGGCGTCTGCTGTGGCCGATCAAGCAGAAATACGGCAACAAAATCTCCTGGGCCGACCTGATGATCCTGGCCGGCAACTGCGCCCTGGAATCCATGGGCTTCAAGACCTTCGGCTTCGGCGGCGGCCGCGTCGACATCTGGGAGCCCGAGGAAGACATCAACTGGGGCATGGAGACCGAATGGCTGGGCGACAAGCGCTATTCCGGCAAGCATGAGTTGGACAATCCTCTGGCCGCCGTGCAGATGGGCCTGATCTACGTCAACCCGGAAGGCCCGGGCGGCAAGCCCGATCCGGTCGCGTCGGGCCTCGACGTGCGCGAGACGTTCGCCCGCATGGCGATGGACGACGAGGAAACCGTGGCCCTGGTGGCCGGCGGCCATACCTTCGGCAAATGCCATGGCGCGGGCGACGCCAAACTGGTCGGCCCGGAACCGGAAGCCGCCGAGATCGAGCAGATGGGCCTGGGTTGGAAAAACCGCTTCCGCTCCGGCAAGGGTCTGCACGCCACGACCAGCGGTATCGAAGGAGCCTGGAAACCCAACCCGACGACCTGGGACATGGGCTATTTCGACATGCTGTTCGGCTACGAATGGGAATTGGTGAAAAGCCCCGCCGGCGCCCATCAGTGGCTGGCCAAGAATCCGGCGCCGGAGCATATGATCCCCGACGCCCACGACCCGAAAAAGAAACACCGCCCGATGATGACCACGGCGGATCTGTCGCTGCGCTTCGATCCGATCTACGAGCCGATTTCGCGGCGCTTCCACAAGAACCCGGAGGCCTTCGCCGACGCTTTCGCCCGGGCCTGGTTCAAGCTGACCCACCGCGATCTGGGCCCGCGCGAACGCTACCTCGGCCCCGAGGTTCCGAAGGAGGAACTGATCTGGCAGGACCCCGTGCCCGCCGCCGACCACGCCCCGATCAACGGCAAGGATATCAAGGCCCTGAAGAAGAAGATCCTTGCCTCGGGCCTCACCGTCGCCGACCTGGTCTCGACCGCCTGGGCCTCGGCCTCGACCTTCCGCGGCTCCGACATGCGCGGCGGGGCCAACGGGGCGCGCATCGCCCTGCTTCCCCAAAAGAAGTGGGAGGTCAACCAACCGGCCCGCCTGGCGCGGACACTGACGGCCTTGAAGAAGATTCAGGCGGCGTTCAATAAATCCTCCGGCAAGCGCAAGGTCTCGCTCGCCGACCTGATCGTGCTCGGCGGTTGTGCGGCCATCGAGGCGGCGGCCAAGAAGGCCGGGCACAAGATCGAGGTGCCCTTCGCCCCGGGCCGCACGGACGCCACGCAGAAACAGACCGACGCCGAGGCCTTCGCGCCGCTGGAGCCGCTGGCCGACGGGTTCCGCAATTACGTGATGGCCGGCTTGAAGGTGTCGCCGGAAGAGATGCTGGTCGACAAGGCCCAGTTGCTGACCTTGACCGCGCCGGAGATGACCGTCCTGATCGGCGGCCTGCGCGTGCTGGGCGCCAACCACGGGCAATCCAAACACGGCGTGTTCACCGGCCGTCCGGGCGTGCTGTCCAACGACTTCTTCGTCAACCTGGTCGACATGAGCACGGAATGGAAGCCGATGGCCAAGTCCAAGGACCTATTCGAAGGCCGCGACCGCGCCACCGGCAAGGTGAAATGGACCGCCACCCGGGTTGATCTGGTGTTCGGATCGAACTCCCAGTTGCGGGCCCTCGCCGAGGTCTATGCCCAAAACGACGCGGAAAAGAAGTTTCTGCGCAAATTCGTGGATGCCTGGACCAAGGTGATGAACGCGGACCGCTTCGACATCGCCTGA
- a CDS encoding acetyl-CoA C-acetyltransferase produces MSEVVIASAARTAIGAFNGGLSSVPAHYLGEVAIRAALERAGVAPEDVNEVIMGQILSAGAGQNPARQAAVNAGIPVEATAYGINQLCGSGLRTVALGFQAIKLGDADVVVAGGQESMSQAPHVMNLRNGTKMGSAEMIDSMIKDGLTDAFHGYHMGNTAENVAQRWQLTREEQDAFALSSQQKAAAAMEAGKFKDEICPVTIKSRKGETVIDTDEHPKPGTTAEALSGMRTAFDKEGTVTAGNASGINDGAAATVLMTLKNAEKRGITPLARIVSWATAGVDPAIMGTGPIPASKAALEKAGWSVADLDLIEANEAFAAQACAVNKDLGWDTAKVNVNGGAIALGHPVGASGTRVLTTLLYEMQKRDAKKGLATLCIGGGMGIAMCVERD; encoded by the coding sequence ATGTCTGAAGTCGTAATCGCCAGCGCCGCGCGCACCGCCATCGGCGCCTTCAACGGCGGCCTGAGCTCCGTCCCCGCCCATTACCTGGGCGAGGTGGCCATCCGCGCCGCGCTGGAGCGCGCCGGCGTCGCCCCCGAAGACGTCAACGAAGTCATCATGGGCCAGATTCTGTCGGCCGGCGCCGGCCAGAACCCGGCCCGCCAGGCCGCCGTCAACGCCGGCATCCCGGTGGAGGCCACGGCCTACGGCATCAACCAGCTGTGCGGCTCGGGCCTGCGCACGGTGGCGCTCGGCTTCCAGGCGATCAAGCTGGGCGACGCCGACGTAGTCGTCGCCGGCGGTCAGGAAAGCATGAGCCAGGCGCCCCACGTCATGAATCTGCGCAACGGCACCAAGATGGGCTCGGCCGAAATGATCGACAGCATGATCAAGGACGGCCTGACCGACGCCTTTCACGGCTATCACATGGGCAATACGGCGGAAAACGTCGCCCAGCGCTGGCAGCTGACGCGCGAGGAACAGGACGCCTTCGCCCTGTCGTCGCAGCAGAAGGCCGCCGCCGCCATGGAAGCCGGCAAGTTCAAGGACGAGATCTGCCCCGTCACCATCAAATCCCGTAAGGGCGAGACGGTGATCGACACGGACGAACACCCCAAGCCGGGCACCACGGCCGAGGCCCTTTCGGGCATGCGCACCGCCTTCGACAAGGAAGGCACGGTGACCGCCGGCAACGCATCGGGCATCAACGACGGCGCCGCCGCGACCGTCCTCATGACCCTGAAGAACGCCGAAAAGCGCGGCATCACGCCGCTGGCCCGCATCGTTTCCTGGGCCACCGCCGGCGTCGACCCCGCCATCATGGGCACGGGCCCGATCCCGGCGTCCAAGGCCGCCCTGGAAAAGGCCGGCTGGTCGGTGGCCGACCTGGACCTGATCGAGGCCAACGAGGCCTTCGCCGCCCAGGCCTGCGCCGTCAACAAGGACCTGGGATGGGATACCGCCAAGGTCAACGTCAACGGCGGCGCCATCGCGCTCGGCCACCCGGTGGGGGCCTCCGGCACGCGGGTGCTGACCACGCTTCTATACGAAATGCAGAAACGCGACGCCAAGAAGGGCCTTGCCACGCTGTGCATCGGCGGCGGCATGGGCATCGCCATGTGCGTCGAACGGGACTAG
- a CDS encoding MarR family transcriptional regulator gives MAADATLHGAGNLGALLVRAFRWFEEGLAADPDTAHLPRLSGTQFMTLTSLDGGGTSIAELARRVGVTRQAMHQQIGEMEKAALVELVDSPTDRRVKLVKLSLLGRTLDRKAAQAIDALERDLSSRIGKDAVAGLRATLSADWGTPGRNGRR, from the coding sequence ATGGCCGCGGACGCGACCCTGCACGGCGCGGGCAACCTGGGGGCCCTTCTGGTCCGGGCCTTCCGCTGGTTCGAGGAAGGCTTGGCGGCGGACCCCGACACGGCCCATCTGCCGCGCCTGTCCGGCACCCAGTTCATGACCCTGACCAGCCTGGACGGCGGCGGCACGTCCATCGCCGAACTGGCGCGCCGGGTCGGCGTGACCCGCCAGGCGATGCATCAGCAGATCGGCGAGATGGAAAAGGCGGCCTTGGTGGAATTGGTCGACAGCCCGACGGACCGGCGGGTCAAGCTGGTGAAACTGTCCCTGCTCGGCCGTACTCTGGACCGGAAGGCGGCCCAGGCCATCGACGCGCTGGAGCGGGACCTGTCGAGTCGCATCGGCAAGGATGCGGTGGCCGGCCTGCGCGCGACCCTTTCGGCCGATTGGGGGACGCCGGGCAGGAATGGGCGGCGCTAG